In Osmerus mordax isolate fOsmMor3 chromosome 23, fOsmMor3.pri, whole genome shotgun sequence, one DNA window encodes the following:
- the LOC136967892 gene encoding interleukin-13 receptor subunit alpha-2-like, which yields MLFEYFEIVGILLCFILFSESKTHKVPLPAPTNLSIRWHDEFCLTLSWQAPQEDLGKCKVKFYIQIDEGKYLINQTNRTSCHFTEKTVKYTVQTEPIDCGDRDRSEPVTKIIPQHTEHIKEFSCYLYSTKDMNCFWLTSNHVSDLQLLYRGEDKDHSAACTEDKDTHLAECTEYLYRNGVKTGCHLHDNQVSNVNDIYFLLNGTFDGSPFQNTFKRTPSILVKPPPPTLNIKQEGKKLVLDWVPPDIFQPDCWKYKLNYIKCGETSSVTSQTNSASIPYDSMCQYKIQLETTIKFYCGEGSIVRGPFEVYGQDNHNMIVVAIIVPIIIFVSVIIALVCLRKHKTIIFPDIPKPQLIFKDIMNNNKEPKNPIEKLYVPVPEEVYIPVPENMK from the exons ATGCTTTTCGAGTATTTTGAAATTGTTGGGATTCTAttatgtttcattttattttcggaatccaaaacacacaaag TTCCGCTCCCTGCACCGACCAACCTGTCGATACGCTGGCACGATGAGTTCTGTCTGACGCTGTCATGGCAGGCGCCTCAGGAAGACTTGGGCAAATGCAAAGTGAAGTTTTATATACAAATTGACGAG GGAAAATACCTAATTAATCAAACAAATCGTACATCGTGCCATTTCACCGAGAAGACGGTGAAGTACACTGTGCAAACCGAGCCCATAGATTGTGGAGACAGAGACCGGAGTGAACCTGTGACCAAAATTATCCCTCAACACACAG AGCATATTAAGGAATTCAGCTGTTACCTCTACTCAACCAAGGACATGAATTGTTTCTGGCTGACATCCAATCATGTTTCAGACCTCCAACTCTTATATAG GGGGGAGGACAAAGACCATTCAGCAGCATGTACAGAGGACAAAGATACCCATTTAGCAGAATGTACAGAGTATCTCTACAGGAATGGTGTGAAGACAGGATGTCACCTACATGACAATCAAGTGTCCAACGTGAATGACATATATTTCTTGCTCAATGGTACATTCGATGGCTCACCTTTTCAAAATACCTTCAAGAGGACTCCCAGCATACTTG tcaagcccccaccccccacactcaACATAAAACAAGAGGGGAAAAAGCTTGTCCTTGATTGGGTACCACCAGACATATTTCAGCCTGACTGCTGGAAGTACAAATTGAATTACATCAAATGTGGGGAGACTTCCTCTGTCACG AGTCAAACAAATTCAGCCAGCATACCATATGACTCAATGTGCCAGTACAAGATCCAGCTTGAAACTACAATAAAATTCTATTGTGGGGAAGGCAGCATCGTAAGAGGCCCATTCGAAGTTTATG GTCAGGATAATCATAACATGATAGTGGTGGCCATCATTGTTCCAATCATCATCTTCGTTTCTGTCATCATTGCACTTGTGTGTTTAAGGAA GCATAAAACCATTATTTTCCCTGACATTCCCAAACCTCAGCTAATATTCAAGGACATAATGAATAACAATAAGGAgccaaag AACCCCATAGAGAAGCTGTATGTTCCAGTACCAGAGGAGGTGTATATTCCAGTGCCAGAGAACATGAAATAA